Proteins encoded together in one Peribacillus asahii window:
- a CDS encoding Cof-type HAD-IIB family hydrolase encodes MVYRLLAVNIDGTLLQSNGRLNKVTKEAVEYVSQKGVHIALVTNRNYYSAKKVAKALKVNPMMVAHQGAFVGETIEKPLFVKRLTEELTLEIVRLLETTSCQIQLIHEKGSLGNRIHLPEKLVSRAKMTLNEPSMFAQQYVEVLSEELQKKPCEPIKIDIQFVKGMDQRDIKRLIGELFPEVEVIDQSDQRLILVPKGVSKWSGLLYLTDYLGIKRQDMVAIGDGLDDIDMINGVGLGVAMGNAAPEVKRVAKWVTRSNDENGVAYMLKEFFRKQPPIEFLQKMNMLK; translated from the coding sequence ATGGTGTATCGTCTATTAGCGGTTAATATTGACGGAACGTTACTGCAGTCAAATGGCCGTTTAAATAAAGTTACGAAAGAGGCCGTTGAATACGTATCCCAAAAAGGTGTGCACATTGCACTTGTAACGAATAGAAATTATTACTCTGCTAAAAAAGTAGCGAAGGCGCTCAAGGTAAATCCAATGATGGTCGCTCATCAAGGGGCTTTTGTTGGAGAGACGATTGAAAAGCCTTTATTTGTAAAGAGGTTGACAGAGGAGCTTACGTTAGAAATCGTCCGATTGCTAGAAACGACATCGTGTCAGATTCAGCTTATTCATGAAAAAGGATCGTTAGGAAATAGAATTCATCTTCCGGAAAAACTAGTAAGTCGAGCTAAAATGACGTTAAATGAACCAAGTATGTTTGCGCAGCAGTATGTAGAAGTGCTTAGTGAGGAGCTTCAAAAAAAGCCGTGTGAACCAATAAAAATTGATATTCAATTTGTAAAAGGAATGGACCAACGAGATATAAAGAGGTTGATTGGAGAGTTGTTTCCGGAAGTAGAAGTGATTGATCAATCCGATCAAAGGCTGATACTTGTACCAAAAGGTGTGTCAAAATGGAGCGGGCTGCTATATTTAACCGACTATTTAGGAATCAAGAGGCAGGATATGGTCGCCATTGGTGATGGTCTAGATGATATAGATATGATTAATGGAGTCGGTCTCGGTGTGGCGATGGGAAATGCTGCACCAGAAGTGAAGCGAGTAGCTAAATGGGTAACCCGTTCTAATGATGAGAATGGTGTAGCGTACATGTTGAAAGAGTTTTTCCGTAAACAGCCGCCTATTGAATTTTTACAAAAAATGAATATGTTGAAATAA
- a CDS encoding DinB family protein: MNYLNSQLQLTRQKILSEIEGINPELFDIQTKGFNNTLHWHIGHILTVTEQFLLGYPHTNHLPANYGELFGYGSKPADWKGDVPSVEVLVQQLQEQANRILAIPEERYSEKLAQPFLGLETVGEIFTFALFHESNHLGQIHAMKRVIDAAN; the protein is encoded by the coding sequence ATGAACTATTTAAACAGTCAACTTCAATTGACACGTCAAAAAATATTAAGCGAAATCGAAGGAATCAATCCGGAGCTGTTCGATATCCAAACGAAGGGCTTCAATAACACACTTCATTGGCATATCGGCCATATCTTAACTGTCACTGAGCAATTTTTACTTGGCTATCCTCACACAAATCACCTGCCTGCTAATTATGGTGAATTATTTGGATATGGATCGAAACCAGCGGATTGGAAAGGGGACGTACCAAGCGTCGAAGTATTAGTACAACAACTGCAAGAGCAAGCGAACCGCATTCTTGCCATTCCAGAAGAACGCTATAGCGAAAAATTGGCACAGCCTTTTTTAGGCCTTGAAACAGTAGGGGAAATATTTACGTTTGCTTTATTCCATGAGTCTAATCACCTTGGACAAATTCACGCGATGAAACGCGTGATTGATGCAGCTAACTAA
- a CDS encoding urease subunit gamma — translation MRLTSREQEKLLVVVAADLARRRKDRGLKLNYPEAVALITYEMMEGARDGKTVAELMQFGKAILTSEDVMEGIPDMIHDIQVEATFPNGTKLVTVHNPIQ, via the coding sequence ATGCGCTTAACATCCAGGGAGCAGGAGAAATTGTTAGTTGTAGTCGCTGCTGATTTAGCAAGACGACGTAAGGATCGTGGTTTGAAGTTGAATTACCCTGAAGCGGTTGCTCTGATTACATACGAAATGATGGAGGGGGCCCGCGACGGAAAAACTGTAGCTGAGCTGATGCAGTTTGGAAAAGCGATATTAACAAGTGAAGACGTAATGGAAGGAATTCCCGATATGATTCATGATATTCAAGTTGAGGCGACATTTCCGAACGGGACGAAGCTTGTGACGGTTCATAATCCGATTCAGTAA
- a CDS encoding urease subunit beta, whose amino-acid sequence MIPGEYRLKKTPIVCNEGKEVTKLTVINRGDRPIQVGSHFHFFEVNRGLEFERSQAFGMRLNIPAGTAVRFEPGDAKEIELVAFSGKREVYGLNNQTDRKLDGEGKV is encoded by the coding sequence ATGATACCTGGTGAATATAGATTGAAAAAAACGCCGATTGTGTGCAATGAAGGCAAAGAAGTAACAAAATTAACCGTAATTAACCGTGGTGATCGTCCAATTCAAGTGGGCTCTCATTTTCATTTTTTTGAAGTGAACAGAGGGTTGGAATTTGAACGTAGCCAGGCGTTTGGTATGAGGTTGAATATTCCAGCAGGAACGGCTGTCCGCTTTGAACCAGGGGATGCGAAGGAAATTGAGCTCGTGGCTTTTAGCGGAAAACGAGAAGTGTACGGCTTAAATAATCAGACCGATAGAAAATTAGATGGGGAGGGGAAAGTGTGA
- the ureC gene encoding urease subunit alpha, translated as MSLEMSRKQYADMFGPTKGDLIRLADTELFIEIEQDYAVYGDEVKFGGGKVIRDGMGQHPLASRSEVMDLVLTNAIILDYTGIIKADIGVKDGRIAAIGKAGNPLLMDDVTMVIGAATEIIAAEGMIVTAGGIDAHIHFICPDQIETALSSGVTTMIGGGTGPATGTNATTCTPGAWNIHRMLQAAEHFPMNLGFLGKGNASAKEPLIEQIEAGAIGLKLHEDWGTTSAAIDTSLTVADEYDIQIAIHTDTLNEAGFVEDTIKAIGGRVIHTYHTEGAGGGHAPDIIKVASFPNILPSSTNPTRPYTINTLEEHLDMLMVCHHLDPSVPEDIAFADSRIRKETIAAEDILHDLGVFSMISSDSQAMGRVGEVIMRTWQTADKMKKQHGRLSEETCEGDNFRVKRYVAKYTINPALAHGIADEVGSIEVEKFADLVVWDPAFFGVKPDLVLKGGMIAASIMGDPNASIPTPQPVTYRPMFASFGKATAATSITFLSKAAYEAGVHHELGLNKLIKPVSNVRQLQKKDMKFNGETPVIEVDPQTYEVTVDQQLITCEPAEILPMAQRYFLF; from the coding sequence GTGAGCCTTGAAATGTCACGTAAGCAATATGCTGATATGTTCGGTCCGACAAAGGGAGATTTAATACGACTCGCTGATACAGAGCTATTTATCGAAATTGAACAAGATTATGCGGTGTATGGTGATGAAGTGAAATTTGGCGGAGGAAAAGTCATTCGTGATGGTATGGGTCAGCACCCGCTTGCATCTAGAAGTGAAGTAATGGATTTAGTTTTGACGAACGCGATTATTCTTGACTATACCGGGATTATTAAAGCGGATATCGGGGTGAAAGATGGGAGAATTGCTGCCATTGGGAAAGCAGGAAACCCGCTGCTCATGGATGATGTGACAATGGTGATTGGAGCCGCTACAGAGATTATTGCTGCTGAAGGGATGATTGTTACAGCTGGCGGCATTGATGCCCATATTCATTTTATTTGCCCCGATCAAATCGAAACGGCACTTTCGAGCGGAGTTACAACGATGATTGGCGGTGGGACGGGACCAGCAACGGGAACGAATGCCACGACATGTACACCAGGTGCTTGGAATATTCACCGTATGCTTCAAGCTGCTGAACACTTCCCTATGAATCTAGGATTTTTAGGAAAAGGAAATGCCTCGGCAAAAGAGCCTCTAATTGAACAAATTGAAGCTGGCGCTATTGGTCTGAAGCTGCACGAAGACTGGGGAACTACGTCTGCAGCGATTGATACGAGCCTTACGGTTGCGGATGAATATGATATTCAAATTGCCATCCATACCGATACGCTCAATGAAGCAGGGTTTGTAGAAGACACGATTAAAGCAATTGGCGGTCGTGTTATTCATACATATCATACAGAGGGAGCAGGCGGCGGTCATGCACCCGATATTATTAAAGTAGCCAGTTTTCCTAATATTTTACCATCCTCAACAAATCCAACGAGACCTTATACGATTAATACTCTTGAAGAACATTTAGATATGCTGATGGTTTGTCATCATTTAGACCCTTCTGTCCCAGAAGACATTGCTTTTGCTGATTCGCGTATTCGAAAAGAAACGATTGCGGCTGAAGATATTTTACATGATTTAGGTGTATTCAGCATGATCAGCTCGGATTCCCAAGCGATGGGTCGAGTTGGAGAAGTCATTATGCGCACATGGCAAACGGCAGATAAAATGAAAAAACAACATGGACGTTTAAGCGAAGAAACGTGTGAAGGCGATAACTTTCGCGTGAAACGATATGTGGCCAAGTACACAATCAATCCTGCGCTCGCACATGGCATAGCGGATGAAGTTGGTTCAATAGAAGTCGAGAAATTCGCTGATTTAGTTGTGTGGGACCCCGCCTTTTTTGGAGTGAAGCCGGATTTAGTTTTAAAAGGCGGAATGATTGCTGCTAGCATCATGGGAGACCCGAACGCGTCTATTCCCACTCCGCAGCCTGTCACATATCGCCCGATGTTTGCCAGCTTTGGCAAGGCCACTGCTGCAACATCCATTACTTTTCTTTCTAAGGCAGCCTATGAAGCAGGCGTTCATCATGAATTAGGGTTAAACAAACTGATTAAACCAGTGAGTAATGTTCGTCAGCTTCAAAAGAAGGATATGAAGTTTAATGGAGAAACTCCTGTCATAGAAGTGGATCCGCAAACATATGAAGTTACAGTGGATCAGCAATTGATTACATGTGAGCCAGCTGAAATTTTACCAATGGCACAACGATATTTCTTATTCTGA
- the ureE gene encoding urease accessory protein UreE, whose protein sequence is MIIEKVIGNLREVDRAGRHLERIYLESDALRKRIQRVKTDHGKELGIRLKGNKDLADGDILYMDEKNIIAIQTLADDVLAIQPASIGQMGEVAHQLGNRHLPAQFEGDEMLVQYDYLVEKLLTDMKVQYRREKRKVKEAFRHVGHAHD, encoded by the coding sequence ATGATTATTGAAAAAGTAATTGGAAACTTACGTGAGGTTGATAGAGCAGGAAGACATCTTGAACGCATCTATTTAGAAAGTGATGCACTTCGTAAAAGAATTCAGCGCGTTAAAACCGATCATGGAAAAGAGTTAGGGATTCGTTTAAAAGGAAATAAAGATTTAGCAGATGGCGACATTCTATATATGGATGAAAAGAATATCATTGCCATTCAAACATTGGCTGATGATGTATTAGCTATTCAGCCTGCATCTATTGGTCAAATGGGAGAAGTTGCACATCAATTAGGCAATCGCCATTTACCAGCGCAGTTTGAAGGAGACGAAATGCTCGTTCAATATGATTATCTCGTTGAAAAGCTATTGACTGATATGAAGGTTCAATATCGTCGTGAGAAAAGAAAGGTTAAAGAAGCATTTCGTCATGTCGGACATGCGCATGATTAA
- a CDS encoding urease accessory protein UreF encodes MSDMRMIKEILPLIQLCDSNFPSGAFSHSFGLETYIQEDYVTTVEEFKQFLHVYILKSLTYTDGLGCRIAYDLAAEQKLEELWGLDEVLYASCSSAESREASRRIGQQMARICLVLYPSDTLADYQQKIKKKQCYGHPALVFALVCYELTISRELAVMSCLYAGVSSLIQNAVRGIPLGQTDGQLLLLWAHEVIQSAVEVVEGLSESALGRTQPGLEIAQMRHEQLHVRLFMS; translated from the coding sequence ATGTCGGACATGCGCATGATTAAAGAAATTCTTCCGTTAATTCAGCTTTGTGATTCGAACTTTCCATCTGGAGCGTTTTCCCATTCCTTTGGATTGGAAACGTATATTCAAGAAGACTATGTAACTACTGTTGAGGAGTTTAAACAGTTTTTACATGTATATATTTTGAAATCATTAACGTATACAGATGGGCTTGGCTGCCGGATTGCCTATGATTTAGCAGCAGAACAGAAGCTTGAAGAGTTGTGGGGGTTAGATGAAGTCTTATATGCAAGCTGTTCTTCTGCAGAATCACGCGAAGCATCGCGGCGGATTGGCCAGCAAATGGCACGTATTTGTTTAGTGTTATATCCATCTGATACATTGGCCGATTATCAACAGAAGATTAAGAAAAAGCAATGTTACGGCCATCCAGCACTTGTATTTGCGCTTGTATGTTATGAGCTTACTATTTCAAGAGAGTTAGCAGTTATGAGTTGTTTATATGCAGGAGTATCTTCTCTTATCCAAAATGCTGTGCGTGGTATTCCTTTAGGGCAAACAGACGGACAATTATTATTATTATGGGCGCATGAAGTTATCCAATCGGCTGTTGAGGTGGTCGAAGGGCTATCTGAATCAGCACTTGGCCGAACTCAACCAGGTCTCGAAATTGCGCAAATGAGACATGAACAATTACATGTAAGACTATTTATGAGCTAA
- the ureG gene encoding urease accessory protein UreG, producing the protein MKDVIKIGVGGPVGAGKTMLVEKLTRAMANDFSMAVVTNDIYTKEDALFLMRNGVLPETRIIGVETGGCPHTAIREDASMNFAAIDELMEYHPDLDLIFVESGGDNLAATFSPELVDFSIYIIDVAQGEKIPRKGGQGMIKSDLFIINKTDLAPYVGASLEIMERDTLMTRGDKPFFFTNLKDEQGLDDVVNWIKSEVFLIGLEQ; encoded by the coding sequence ATGAAAGATGTTATTAAAATTGGTGTAGGTGGTCCGGTTGGAGCTGGAAAAACGATGCTTGTGGAAAAATTAACGAGAGCGATGGCGAATGATTTTAGTATGGCCGTTGTAACAAATGATATTTACACAAAGGAAGATGCGCTCTTTTTAATGAGAAACGGGGTGCTTCCTGAAACGAGAATTATTGGAGTGGAGACAGGCGGTTGTCCGCATACAGCCATTCGAGAAGATGCTTCCATGAACTTTGCAGCAATTGATGAATTGATGGAATATCATCCTGATTTGGATCTTATTTTTGTCGAGAGCGGCGGTGATAATTTAGCCGCCACATTTAGTCCAGAGCTTGTTGATTTCTCGATTTATATTATCGATGTAGCACAAGGAGAGAAAATCCCGCGTAAGGGCGGGCAAGGTATGATTAAATCTGATCTTTTTATTATTAATAAAACAGATTTGGCTCCTTATGTTGGTGCAAGCTTAGAAATCATGGAGCGAGATACGTTAATGACTCGTGGAGATAAGCCGTTTTTCTTTACTAATTTAAAAGATGAACAAGGCTTAGACGATGTTGTGAATTGGATTAAATCAGAGGTTTTCTTAATAGGTTTAGAGCAATGA
- a CDS encoding urease accessory protein UreD yields MNWTGQLHLTASLKNGKTILCDSYYEGTFKVSRPVFLEEDSPTYFLIHVGGGYVGGDRYNQCFHLEEGAVLTLTTQSATKVYKTTALPAKQQTTIFLEKGSFLTYLQDPVIAYEQAKYIQETTIEMEAGSSLLLTDMYTPGWSATQQSFTYDWIHSDMTVIYDRRKIVIDHLLLQPKDQLDSILLLEGYTHFGSLLFIHEKLNDAAFHELVEALHIFENEARVGLSRLPVAGLLLRVLANQTQIIEKIFAICETILRSEVLQKEAVFYRKY; encoded by the coding sequence ATGAATTGGACGGGACAATTACATTTAACGGCTTCATTAAAAAATGGGAAGACCATTTTATGTGATAGCTATTATGAAGGGACGTTTAAAGTATCTCGTCCCGTTTTTTTAGAAGAGGACTCCCCAACTTATTTTTTGATTCATGTCGGCGGCGGCTATGTAGGTGGAGACCGATACAATCAATGCTTTCATTTAGAAGAAGGGGCTGTGCTAACATTAACGACCCAGTCAGCGACGAAAGTCTATAAAACGACAGCGTTACCTGCTAAGCAGCAAACAACGATTTTTCTTGAAAAAGGTAGTTTTCTAACGTATTTACAAGATCCTGTTATTGCTTATGAACAGGCAAAGTATATACAAGAAACGACCATTGAAATGGAAGCAGGCTCTAGCTTATTACTAACAGATATGTACACTCCAGGCTGGTCAGCGACGCAACAGAGCTTTACCTATGATTGGATTCACTCCGATATGACAGTCATTTATGATCGAAGGAAAATAGTAATCGATCACCTCTTATTACAGCCTAAGGATCAACTAGATTCCATCCTCTTATTAGAAGGTTATACCCATTTTGGTTCTCTGCTTTTTATTCATGAAAAGTTGAATGATGCTGCTTTTCATGAATTAGTAGAGGCACTACATATATTTGAAAATGAGGCAAGAGTCGGCCTCTCCCGCTTACCGGTTGCCGGTCTGCTTTTACGGGTTTTGGCCAATCAAACTCAAATAATCGAGAAAATCTTTGCGATTTGTGAAACGATTTTACGAAGCGAAGTGTTGCAAAAAGAAGCTGTTTTTTATCGGAAATATTAA
- a CDS encoding coproporphyrinogen III oxidase — MQIAIHGITDERFRRPLQNIANLFFEETTIQFGEEEAAELVVHLEWHVTEQITVSAVLIEQSTNKRFEAAHEEALVLPATEKEQFMQVKRAVSHAYLQVLQQLTGTIQKWGILTGIRPTKLLHKKLQQGLSMEEAHAELKEDYLISDEKIDLMQKITERQLAAVPDLYDLRREVSIYIGIPFCPTKCAYCTFPAYAINGRQGSVNSFLGGLHYEIREMGRYLKEKGIKITTIYYGGGTPTSITAEEMDMLYEEMYTSFPDVANVREVTVEAGRPDTITPEKLEVLKKWNIDRISVNPQSYIQETLKAIGRHHTVQETIDKFHLSRSMGMNNINMDLIIGLPGEELPEFETTLAETEKLMPESLTVHTLSFKRASEMTKNKQKYKVASRDEVERMMHAAEKWTADHGYVPYYLYRQKNILGNLENVGYSLPGQESIYNIMIMEEQQTILGLGCGAASKFIDPVTGKITHFANPKDPKSYNDHFEHYTQKKIEMLEELLDNEKSQA, encoded by the coding sequence TTGCAAATTGCGATACATGGTATTACAGATGAGCGGTTTCGACGACCGCTTCAAAATATAGCTAATTTATTTTTTGAAGAAACAACCATTCAGTTTGGGGAAGAAGAAGCCGCGGAACTCGTTGTTCATTTAGAGTGGCATGTTACAGAGCAAATTACTGTTTCCGCAGTACTGATAGAGCAATCAACGAACAAACGCTTTGAGGCAGCACACGAAGAAGCGCTTGTATTGCCAGCTACAGAAAAAGAACAATTCATGCAAGTGAAGCGTGCGGTGTCACATGCTTATTTACAAGTGCTGCAGCAGCTTACGGGTACGATTCAAAAGTGGGGGATTTTGACAGGGATTCGTCCGACCAAGCTGCTTCATAAAAAGCTTCAGCAAGGGTTATCTATGGAAGAAGCGCACGCGGAGTTAAAGGAAGATTATTTAATTTCGGATGAGAAAATTGACTTAATGCAAAAAATTACCGAACGTCAATTAGCGGCTGTTCCAGATTTGTATGATTTAAGAAGAGAAGTGAGTATTTATATTGGGATTCCGTTTTGTCCAACGAAATGTGCGTATTGTACATTTCCTGCTTATGCGATTAATGGACGTCAAGGTTCAGTTAATTCTTTCCTTGGCGGTCTTCATTATGAAATAAGAGAAATGGGTCGTTATTTAAAAGAAAAAGGCATTAAGATTACGACGATTTATTATGGCGGTGGTACACCGACAAGTATTACAGCCGAAGAAATGGATATGTTGTATGAAGAAATGTACACTTCCTTCCCTGATGTCGCCAATGTTCGTGAGGTTACGGTTGAAGCGGGAAGACCAGACACCATTACACCTGAGAAGCTGGAAGTGTTGAAGAAATGGAATATCGACCGAATTAGTGTAAATCCGCAATCGTACATCCAAGAAACATTGAAAGCGATTGGCCGGCATCATACTGTTCAAGAAACGATTGATAAATTCCACTTGTCACGCAGCATGGGGATGAATAACATCAATATGGATTTAATTATCGGTCTCCCTGGTGAAGAATTACCGGAGTTTGAAACAACGCTGGCTGAAACGGAAAAATTGATGCCGGAATCTTTAACCGTTCATACACTTTCTTTTAAACGTGCTTCAGAAATGACGAAGAATAAACAAAAGTATAAAGTCGCATCTCGCGATGAAGTAGAAAGAATGATGCATGCAGCAGAGAAGTGGACAGCGGATCATGGATATGTTCCTTATTATTTATATCGTCAGAAAAACATTCTCGGTAATTTAGAAAATGTCGGCTATTCATTGCCAGGTCAGGAAAGCATTTATAACATTATGATTATGGAAGAGCAGCAAACGATTCTCGGCCTTGGCTGCGGTGCAGCGAGTAAATTTATTGACCCAGTGACAGGGAAAATTACTCACTTTGCAAATCCGAAAGATCCAAAATCGTACAATGATCATTTCGAGCATTATACACAAAAGAAAATTGAAATGTTGGAAGAGTTATTGGATAATGAGAAATCCCAAGCTTAA
- a CDS encoding CBO0543 family protein, with product MLIIGIALLFFSLRKPPTKDLILIFLLTSFFSTFLGVIVVEEKMLEYPISFLSNYFSSSILYEYLILPVVCIYFYQATYYSRYPSIILKCTLYTAFLTIIEVIFERYTDLIKYHTWTWIHTFISIFFLFMFIRILMQLINKQER from the coding sequence ATGCTCATAATAGGAATCGCCCTACTCTTTTTTAGTTTAAGAAAACCACCAACTAAAGATTTGATTTTAATTTTCTTATTAACCTCTTTTTTCTCAACATTTCTTGGTGTTATTGTTGTAGAAGAAAAAATGCTCGAATATCCTATAAGCTTTTTAAGTAACTATTTCAGTTCTAGCATTCTGTATGAATATCTTATACTTCCAGTTGTCTGTATTTACTTTTATCAAGCAACTTATTATTCAAGATATCCCAGCATTATTCTGAAATGTACATTGTATACCGCTTTTTTAACGATCATTGAGGTTATTTTTGAAAGGTATACAGATTTAATTAAATATCATACATGGACATGGATACACACGTTTATCAGTATCTTTTTTTTATTCATGTTTATCCGTATCCTGATGCAATTAATTAACAAGCAGGAAAGATAA
- a CDS encoding YfiT family bacillithiol transferase produces MDVRYPIGKLQVPEKVTLENIQEWLKEIETYTIRLRETVDSLSDEELGRTYREGSWTVRQLVHHIADSQLNMYQRLKLALTDENPTVPAFDEEKWAIQPDTKLPVESSIKMLEGINERIVSLGHNLTEEQLNRAFTHQINGIITVATKVAKLAWHEEHHLAHIKIALSK; encoded by the coding sequence ATGGATGTAAGATACCCAATTGGGAAACTGCAAGTTCCTGAAAAAGTAACATTAGAAAATATTCAAGAATGGCTAAAGGAAATCGAAACTTACACGATTCGATTAAGAGAAACTGTCGATTCATTAAGTGATGAGGAATTAGGTAGAACTTATCGTGAAGGTAGCTGGACAGTTCGTCAACTTGTTCATCACATTGCAGATTCTCAGTTGAACATGTATCAACGTTTGAAGCTGGCTTTAACAGATGAGAATCCAACAGTACCAGCTTTTGATGAAGAAAAGTGGGCTATTCAACCGGATACAAAGCTTCCTGTAGAAAGTTCTATTAAAATGTTAGAAGGTATAAATGAGCGCATCGTATCTTTAGGACATAATTTAACTGAAGAGCAATTAAATCGAGCTTTTACTCACCAGATAAATGGTATAATAACAGTCGCAACAAAAGTTGCAAAATTAGCTTGGCACGAAGAGCATCATTTAGCCCATATAAAAATCGCATTATCAAAATAA
- a CDS encoding CoxG family protein: MATGTHTVVVPADVQAVWDYVSDLEKWATTVPAYKEHEIINDKQSIWTFEGSVKGIKKTIQAQVDITEWNEPSNIKFELKGLSDNFTGSGHFTAEDVNGETIMTCTVEVRAGGLSGAVLTPIIKWAVPKVASRLTESIARKIAVFS; encoded by the coding sequence ATGGCAACGGGAACGCATACTGTAGTAGTTCCAGCAGATGTACAAGCAGTTTGGGATTATGTCAGTGATCTTGAAAAATGGGCAACGACAGTACCAGCCTATAAAGAACATGAAATCATAAATGACAAGCAATCTATTTGGACATTTGAAGGCAGTGTGAAAGGTATTAAAAAAACAATACAAGCGCAGGTAGATATTACCGAATGGAATGAACCTTCAAATATTAAGTTTGAACTAAAAGGTTTATCAGATAATTTTACAGGAAGCGGTCACTTTACTGCAGAAGATGTTAATGGTGAAACAATAATGACTTGTACGGTAGAAGTCCGTGCAGGTGGATTATCTGGTGCCGTATTAACACCAATTATTAAATGGGCTGTTCCGAAAGTAGCCTCTCGTTTAACAGAATCTATCGCACGTAAAATTGCAGTATTCTCATAG
- a CDS encoding helix-turn-helix domain-containing protein, whose translation MEKKAETYDISFKKKAVDLFHQKKNYAAVSRELNTHRKNIQRWVKQFSEDGMVGLREKRGRKSGSSRVSSSTFENTQQKIKRLEAENELLKKLLKM comes from the coding sequence ATGGAGAAAAAAGCAGAGACTTATGATATATCATTCAAGAAAAAAGCAGTGGATTTATTTCATCAAAAGAAGAATTATGCAGCCGTTTCCAGAGAATTAAACACTCATCGAAAAAACATACAACGATGGGTTAAACAGTTTAGTGAAGATGGGATGGTTGGTCTTAGAGAAAAACGTGGCAGAAAAAGTGGGTCTAGTAGAGTCTCTTCATCTACCTTTGAAAATACCCAACAGAAAATAAAGCGATTAGAAGCTGAGAATGAACTGTTAAAAAAGCTTTTAAAGATGTGA
- a CDS encoding IS3 family transposase, with protein sequence MNLKPSILFPIINDLSKQAHSIQLLCHLAKVSRSGYYKWIKRKALPSEKQIEDEKLKQKIIECHQKYKGIYGYRRIQIWLKRTYDIHINHKKVQRLLSELGIKAIIRKKRIYYGKKEPYLISNNYLNRSFYASRPNEKWVTDITYLIFNGQKLYLSAIKDLYNNEVVAYQISRRNDYKLVLDTLKKAIKGRNVKGLLLHSDQGYQYTSHNYNQLLTRNKMKASMSRKGNCWDNASMENFFSHLKTECFNLHTFKTSQEVRRAIKDYIHFYNHERFQTKLNNLTPIEYRSQAS encoded by the coding sequence ATGAATCTAAAACCTAGTATTCTATTTCCAATCATTAATGATTTATCTAAACAAGCTCACTCTATACAGCTACTTTGTCATCTAGCTAAAGTATCAAGAAGTGGATACTACAAGTGGATAAAGCGTAAAGCATTACCTTCGGAAAAGCAGATAGAGGATGAGAAGCTAAAGCAGAAAATAATAGAATGTCATCAGAAATATAAGGGCATCTATGGCTATAGAAGAATACAAATTTGGTTAAAGAGGACCTATGATATTCATATTAATCACAAAAAAGTTCAACGGTTACTAAGTGAGCTAGGTATTAAAGCAATTATCAGGAAGAAACGAATTTATTACGGTAAGAAAGAACCTTATCTTATCTCGAATAATTATTTAAATAGATCCTTTTACGCTTCTCGCCCTAATGAAAAGTGGGTAACGGATATTACGTACCTCATTTTCAATGGACAGAAACTATACTTGTCTGCCATCAAAGACCTATATAATAACGAAGTTGTTGCGTACCAAATTAGTAGACGTAATGATTATAAACTAGTCTTGGATACTCTTAAAAAAGCCATAAAAGGAAGGAATGTAAAGGGACTCCTTCTCCATAGTGATCAAGGATACCAATACACTTCCCATAACTATAATCAGCTACTCACAAGAAATAAAATGAAAGCTAGTATGTCTAGAAAGGGCAACTGTTGGGATAACGCTAGTATGGAAAATTTCTTTAGTCATTTAAAAACAGAATGTTTTAACCTGCATACTTTTAAAACTTCACAAGAGGTTAGAAGGGCTATTAAAGACTACATTCACTTTTATAACCACGAAAGGTTTCAAACCAAGCTAAACAACCTGACTCCTATCGAATATAGAAGTCAGGCTTCTTAA